The Microtus pennsylvanicus isolate mMicPen1 chromosome 19, mMicPen1.hap1, whole genome shotgun sequence genome includes a region encoding these proteins:
- the Klf14 gene encoding Krueppel-like factor 14 encodes MSAAVACLDYFAAECLVSMSTGPVLHQRATNPEGAGAAAVAEVGEVPRESAGTGSGTRGVLWIPPVLQIPSANPGEDDGAPHLLAASALADLSCSAVEGSRETSGEVPCASTSCCEPTWCSSPTGCSEPFPVFLEEEYSGAESSWGEPAILSAPEAQEDPDDSGEGPEGPEGPPGARPSPAMGPTFRKRPITPASKRHQCAFPGCNKAYYKSSHLKSHQRTHTGERPFSCDWLDCDKKFTRSDELARHYRTHTGEKRFSCPLCPKQFSRSDHLTKHARRHPTYHPDMIEYRGRRRTPRPAPPAMAESSGSDSSSGSGQETSFTA; translated from the coding sequence ATGTCAGCCGCCGTGGCTTGCCTGGACTACTTCGCAGCCGAGTGCCTGGTGTCTATGTCCACCGGACCCGTGCTGCACCAGCGCGCAACGAACCCCGAGGGAGCGGGAGCCGCAGCTGTCGCCGAGGTGGGTGAGGTGCCACGGGAGTCGGCGGGGACGGGTTCCGGGACACGGGGGGTGCTGTGGATCCCCCCGGTCCTCCAGATCCCCTCCGCTAACCCTGGCGAGGACGATGGAGCCCCCCACCTGTTGGCTGCGAGCGCTTTGGCGGATCTAAGCTGCAGTGCGGTGGAAGGCTCCCGGGAGACCTCGGGAGAAGTCCCGTGTGCCTCAACTAGCTGCTGCGAGCCGACTTGGTGCTCCAGCCCCACTGGGTGCTCGGAGCCGTTCCCGGTCTTCTTGGAGGAGGAGTACTCCGGAGCTGAGAGCTCCTGGGGTGAACCTGCCATCCTGAGTGCACCTGAAGCCCAAGAAGACCCCGATGACAGCGGAGAGGGGCCCGAGGGGCCCGAGGGGCCCCCAGGGGCCCGCCCCTCGCCAGCAATGGGCCCGACGTTCCGGAAAAGGCCGATTACACCCGCATCCAAGCGACACCAGTGCGCCTTTCCGGGTTGCAACAAAGCCTATTACAAGTCTTCGCACCTCAAGTCACACCAACGCACCCACACGGGGGAACGCCCCTTCTCCTGCGACTGGCTCGACTGCGACAAGAAGTTTACGCGTTCTGACGAGCTGGCCCGCCACTACAGGACGCACACGGGTGAAAAGCGCTTCTCCTGCCCGCTGTGCCCCAAGCAGTTCTCCCGAAGCGACCACTTGACCAAGCATGCCCGTCGCCATCCGACTTACCATCCCGACATGATCGAGTACCGGGGGCGTCGCCGCACCCCCCGCCCCGCACCCCCAGCCATGGCGGAAAGCTCTGGTTCCGACTCCAGCTCTGGCTCTGGCCAGGAGACCAGCTTCACTGCTTGA